GCCGATACTTAGATGGTTGCAGCTCGTTCATGTCTTGTCCGGTCATCCGCTGTAACCAACTGCGTCCCACGAGGCTAGTGCTCGCTCCAGTATCCAACTCACACTGCACTGACTGCCACTTTCCCGCGATACACATGTCCAGATTCGCTGCAATGCTGCCACTTCCGGCGGACACCTTTCCAACTGTACCGCTTTCGCTGCTTGTTGACTCCGTCTCCGTTTCTTCGTCGGTACTGCTTCCGTTGTACGCCATCTGCCTTCGAGATCGTCGTTTTTGCTTCTTTCGCCGTTCTGCTCTGCACACAACCTCGAAGTGATTCTTGCCACCACATCGATAGCATTTCTTGCCGAGAGCTGGGCAGACTCCCTTGGTGAAGTCATGCTGTTCACCACAAAATTTGCACCTCCTCGCCTTCCGCTTCAACCTGTTGACCGTGACGTATTGCTGTTCTTCGGTGAGGGGGTGACGTTCGGCTATCTCCTCCGCGTGACAGAAATCAACAGCTTGTGCTTCCGTTAGATCGGGCATAGTGACCAATCTCGAACGCAGGTTCACCCACTTGATAGAGGTTACCAGCTTGTATCTGATCATATCAGCTTCCAAGGCGTTGAACTTACAGATCTTCGCGAGAGACTTCACCCGGCACACATAGTCGTCGACACTCTCTTCGGGATTTTGCGAAActgagaaaaagtcgaaccagtccagatacacagaaaaaaaaatcatggtaatattacatctgggaagtggtacatcttttatgtcagaaaaaatgtgtaattttacctctaaaaatgtgtaattttacatcttttctggtgtaatgtcgctttttcagtctaaattgaggtaaaatttcatcataaaagaggtaatattcaaccttccaaaattaaagcttcaaaatttacacaatttttttctgtgtacttgtTCCGCACTCGCACAACTTTCCTTTTAATCGCCGCTAACGCCAGCCCTGGATTTTTCTTCTCTGCGTCCGTCAATTCGAAGTTAGCGTACTTCTTCAGCGCGTCCCTTCCGATCACTGAAAGCAAGATGCTGGTCTTCTGCTCATTTCGATCCTCCGGCCACGTGTCCATGCCAACTGCACTGACATAGAACTTCCAGCTTTCTTCGAAGAACTCAAAATTCCTCTCCATATCTCCCTCCAGTTCAAGCGACGGTGGAAGGGGCACAGCCGTTGGACCCGCACTTGCAGCCACTTGTACCGCTGGCTTCGATTCCTGTGCCTTCTGAATCGAACCAATCAATTCCTGCACCTTCCCCATAAATTGGGTAAACTGCTTCGCGTTCATTTCTTCTGGGAAAACACACAGCTCCGGCACGACGACAGGAAAAATATGGCGCTGGACAGGATCAAACAAGTTCGTTCGATCACCTCCGCAAATGATTTTCTTCGCCGCTCGGACCGGGTTTCTCCTCACTAGACACTTCCGCGATATCAAATGACGCCGGAAATCACTTTTAATCCACGAGTGCTTCTGACACCATGTTTTATTTGGTAATCGATTGACAACAACTTGTTCAACTTAACAAACTGAGCTTTATTAATCGGTCTTTCTTGCTCGACACTCGGATAAAGAATGAATGGAAAAGAGAGAGAATGAGAGAGCCTATGGATGAATGAATGACGTTTAGAATGGAGTGTGCACAAACTATGGCGTGGTAGCAAACTACGTAATATAAcataagcattaagggatagcttattatcgaccatatatgcaaaaatgtgactgttacattggatgtatcaaaattagtggccaaatcaaatttttatcaatgtcaccccgggctatcaaagtcaccccagtttacggtacctaaaatggcaatcgtttgaaaattgactcaATCTCAGCCCTtggagggggtgacattgggtcaaatgaaactaaaatgatgctcaaatacaaagagatggtaaaaacaagtcatccaatagtgtttcttgttcgagggaatcgtattgacatgctgaaatgtttgaagtagagattttcaaacatttgggtactttctgatcaattccaacaaaatttttaaaaagttgatttttcgagaggtcatttttggctaaAAAACGTACCACAACTTTAGAAAGTTGCTAAAattacaggatttgttctaggaacgagttttttttagcaaagtcatcttaaggtgtcccttgcacaaccctttttacataatttagtttcattgagaagtacttgaaaaaaggtaaaacccgaaaaaaaatactttgacccaatctcaccccccagacccaatgttacCCTTACTGACGGTAGCAAAATTGATTACACAATTGATTCATTTTAAGCACGCAAGGTTTTCAGCAAAAGTAAGTGTTTTTAATTCAACCCTACAATATGGAAACAATAACCATGGTTGGGCTTTCAGAGTAGATTtcaaaatctggattttttacATAGCGCTCAAAGCGCTATAGATGTTAATTGTATTCCTCTTACCTCTTACGTTAATAGGCTCCTAAAActatatgtcaatttttatgtacaacaatATGCAAACAAATAAATTGTCAAGACAATATTTTAATATGGACCAactaggggagtttggggtaatatggacagtgggggtaatttggacaccccttaaaaaatcacgttttcttcgcatataaagtgaaaacggcaatttaagtgataaggctagtactagtaatggcctagaagtatggacaaatcaaaaaagttggaataggttaagtagttttggtatagtatgtgaaagtttccaaaggccggttggcactgccttaagttctaatatttgagggttgggaaataaggttttgcagaggttatatggcaaaaaagtggacattttttgtttaagggggttgcttggacgatgtctgagatatgtacgtataaaaattgtgcattttatcaatttttatcatcaaaaattgcaatttatgatagaatatgctatgggggtaatttggacatggcttgtggggtaatttggacatacctgaaagtctacctgtcaggtaaaaaataactttcatggttggttGAGTTCTTAAAGggatttagagggatttaaaatgtcaaaacactcaaaaaggaatgtgagcaatcagaactttcacaaaatccctattttttaatttagataaatttattgcaatatttgggagcggccgtggctgactggttacggtgttcgctttgtaagcgaatggttctgggttcgattcccatctgctcccaacgagaaagttaagaacacataaatttgaaatgatgagtatgaacgaaaaatcaaagtcgctcgaggcgaggttcgatcctccgtcctttggattggtaagcaaaaatgctaaccactaggccatgacgacttggtgaacgtggattggaattaggaatactgttacagagagcgagttgtggcgctataaccacggcaaatagtgtccagggcattcgtggaaatacaatgtcccatcccagagggtctcggagtaccaaaccttcttagcatggtgctcccaacgaatacaaccaaatcacggagcgtatggtggtgtgtccccacgcttcttcctcccctgtcgattcagaattgtattgttgttcgaacactcagtgctcaaactcaacccaattacgagtcatctctgcgatacggctttacgtagtaggcctggccgctttaacgcttgtgatgtttcaatgcattccgatgcaatggcgcactacaaatgttaataaatgacaagaagagtgctaggcgtcatctaacctaaggcaccctccaggatcccttcgaaagattggctgcgctagggtctgattagattagattagataaattTATTGCAATATTCAAATGGATGAAATTTGATTACTACACATTTAGCTTTTAGTCAATTTCtgtgacatttctaatttctatgctggtttacaaaaatatcaaaatttgaagggctacatgtaaaattaaaaaaaaaatgatggtttcaggttaattagttttatataaagattgatttagaTAAATCTAAACaataccttaatcactaaaaactatacttgtgcctaatccagaatcaatgtttaaatcatttcagaattAATGATTGAATTATGTATACAACACTgaatttgttatcttcctattgaattatagttctatcacaaaatcattatttatacctttgatgaaatattgtgagcaaaataaacacatcaaaatataaaacaattacaaaaacattctcaaaaaatcaaatgttaaacttattcttcaacatgtgtccaaattaccccacaaaaggtgtccatattaccccacaaggtatgtccatattaccccacaaggcatgtccaaattaccccacaaggcatgtccaaattaccccataggggtgttcatattacccccacacaaaaatgtgggggtaatttggacaccttttaatttttgcggtaaaaatggggttttcatcgaaatgaatgacattttccatcaaatatggtctctattatcctctggtgtcatccacattcctttaaaatatccatacagcccgtggcagagcaatttccttagggtgtccaaattaccccacactcccctatggCCCCTTGAACAAGTTTTCAAGTAGGATGCTTTCTACCAAGAagtcaatttttattaattgaattgaaacccCATGTATTGTATACGAGATTgtatatgtttttttgttgtgaacaataatatcataaATTTAGGCTTAATTTTAAAACCCAATTGCATATAGAAACTGAGTTTAGTTTGCTGATGTTGTTACACACAACggttagaactttttttttctgagcacaatgacactttgtacgcCCCTAAAGTTTTATAGTGGAgttttaaatccattttaaaaaatgtaccacTCTACCTTCCATCACAGAAAGTATCTTGCTTGACATCTaactaacttcaaatagctgaTCTTGTTaattagattttgtttttctaAGCGCAATAACACTTTGAACGACAACAATTAGTTtaagaaggatttttttctaaacaaactGACATTcatgtaattgtaattttattgaaacgatatcctgttagtttacactgtATATCAGATCAAGTAGGTAATGTGGATCTGAATTAAACTTCATGTAGTAAATACATTCAGTCAAAATACCTCTCAACCTGTTTAAAAATCAAGCaccattacaaaaataaattcttgTGACGAGACTGTCAGATCTTTCAATTATTGggttcgttggaaagatcttttgataacccattcaacgatgggtcgctcACTCCCTCACTCCCTAAAGGTTTCCCAGGCTTAGACACTTTGGGTGCCTACAAAGTGGAAGGAACGAGCGATGCGACGCAACGAAGCACCgaattcgagtggtagaaatgacagtttccttaaggaatacattgtagaaaaaaaaaacaaaaactgctcgaatggaagtgctccgcTTCCCGCTTCCACTCTGTAGGCACCCTGAGACTTGATTTCTTTTACTCACTTTTGGGTAAGGCtgtgttttcaaatataaagGTAATGCTTGTCGTAGTTGTTAAAAATCAGTAGGCCAAGATAATCGTGTCTAACTCCGACAACTTTGACAGTCCGCTTCCAGAAAAAGCTACACAGAGTGTTTTCATTagattttcatcagaatttccgaaaaagtgccatttttgtgatttattgAAAGTGTGAAACTTTGATAATTTGCTGAAAAGCTCACGAAAATACCCGggtcccactgagaattttggctcgagcctcgagtcgatctggctcgagattGAGCCTGAATCGAACGCAATTTTTTTCTGGTTAAGCAAGCAAAAATTAACGACCCGTAAAAGCCCATCACAGAACTGGTTCCGCCAAGCAGCTGGAAATCAAACCCCAACCTCCGATGCCGTCTGGAAGCCCCAGTCCCGTTACAATGGTTATGTCGGAAATTCGACCTGGACCTGCAACGAagcaccggattcgagtggtagaaatgacagtttccttaaggaatacattgtagaaaaaaaaaaaaaacaaaaactgctcgaatggaagtgctccgcTTCCCGCTTCCACTCTGTAGGCACCCTGAGACTTGATTTCTTTTACTCACTTTTGGGTAAGGCtgtgttttcaaatataaagGTAATGCTTGTCGGAGTTGTTAAAAATCAGTAGGCCAAGATAATCGTGTCCAACTCCGACAACTTTGACAGTCCGCTTCCAGAAAAAGCTACACAGAGTGTTTTCATTAGATTTTCATCAGAATTACCGAAAAAGTGCCATTtgctttacttttattttttgaaaaagtggagttttcttttaaaatggaaataattatGCCATAGTCTCTTTCTCTATGATGGCCAGTAGAAGTGATTTGGAAGGCCCTTTGCGATTCTTGTGGCGGAAACTTGGTGTTTGTAGCAGTTCAAGTCGGTTCTGAAGTGATACCGCAAGGCAGCCGAGAGCATCCGTAGGCCAGCATCAAACCAACTGTGCTGTGCTTGTGGCCATGAAGAGTAATATCCCTATGGTTCCGGTCCCGCTTCGATCATCCCAACCAGAAATCAAAGAAGGTGCATTTGGTCAACTGGCTGGAACGTCGACGTCGTCGATGCAGATTCTATAAGGTGATGATCGTGTCATCTTCTGGAAATCAAGTCGGACGTAGGAAGTTCATCTTTTTGAAGAtctgaagatttgaaaaattcttgaaGATTGGAATTTAAGGATACCAGATTTGGTGAACCCGTTTCATTATTAATACAAATATTCTTTCACTTACTCTAGCTTACACACACGCCACTAAAGTCAAACCACGCCAAtattactatatacgcggtagggtactaccctggtcgttcgctgtgagtgtTCGATTGCCGGCACTCTGTTGAAGGTTCGGCTATGGGTATTATGCTTATTAATTTTGCGACATCTCATACCCTTAATGTCGTGACGGTCAAACAAGGGCGTCTGTGTgatgtgtccctacacccgtTACAAATTTCCGTTGCTTTGGGGATGGGATGGGAAACTT
This is a stretch of genomic DNA from Culex pipiens pallens isolate TS chromosome 1, TS_CPP_V2, whole genome shotgun sequence. It encodes these proteins:
- the LOC120428488 gene encoding uncharacterized protein LOC120428488: MNAKQFTQFMGKVQELIGSIQKAQESKPAVQVAASAGPTAVPLPPSLELEGDMERNFEFFEESWKFYVSAVGMDTWPEDRNEQKTSILLSVIGRDALKKYANFELTDAEKKNPGLALAAIKRKVVRVRNKYTEKNCVNFEALILEG